A single window of Micrococcaceae bacterium Sec5.1 DNA harbors:
- a CDS encoding SRPBCC family protein, whose amino-acid sequence METVEETIDVAVPVHTAYNQWTQFESFPEFMSGVEAVTQLSDTTNHWVTKIAGVEREFDTEIVDQQPDDRIAWRSTDGKSHAGVVRFTRMDDTHTKVNVHFEWAPETATEKAGAALKIDEMQVKADLRKFKDFIESRGTETGAWRGEVKDTGPGGQL is encoded by the coding sequence ATGGAAACCGTTGAAGAAACCATTGATGTCGCTGTCCCAGTGCACACTGCCTATAACCAGTGGACCCAGTTTGAGTCCTTTCCGGAGTTCATGTCCGGCGTGGAGGCCGTGACCCAGCTGAGTGACACCACCAACCACTGGGTCACCAAAATCGCTGGAGTGGAGCGAGAATTCGATACCGAAATCGTCGACCAACAGCCTGATGATCGGATCGCCTGGCGCAGTACCGACGGGAAGTCCCATGCCGGCGTCGTGCGGTTCACGCGGATGGACGATACCCACACCAAAGTCAACGTCCATTTCGAGTGGGCACCGGAAACTGCAACCGAGAAGGCTGGTGCGGCACTGAAGATCGACGAGATGCAGGTCAAAGCCGATCTACGGAAATTCAAGGACTTTATCGAATCCCGTGGAACGGAAACAGGTGCTTGGCGCGGTGAAGTTAAGGACACAGGTCCTGGCGGGCAGCTTTAG
- a CDS encoding LacI family DNA-binding transcriptional regulator → MSVTIRDVARVSGFSIKTVSNVINGHPQLRAETRARVQEAIDQLGYRPNLSARNLRSGRTGVIGLIIPDLTTAYFAELADAVMRAAAAKGIAVLIEPIGSGRENELAALRGQHRHMVDGIIYSSLTLGSADTEILKGVDTPLVVLGDTSFEGQVDRVTMANTAGAKSATDHLLAIGRRKVVALGAHEGDIVASAELRLDGYTAALEEAGLPFDPKLVRYADSWHRRGGAAAMTRMLADGLEFDAVFAFNDTLALGAMRVLQEAGLHIPEDVAIVGFDDLDETQYSLPTLSTINPRRDQIAEAAVEMLLRRIEGGDEPEANEIETGFSLQVRESSGGSQDSASLATSAA, encoded by the coding sequence ATGTCTGTCACTATCCGGGACGTCGCCAGGGTCAGCGGTTTTTCCATCAAGACGGTGTCCAACGTCATTAATGGCCACCCGCAGTTGCGCGCAGAAACGCGGGCACGGGTCCAGGAAGCCATTGACCAGCTGGGATACAGGCCCAACCTCTCTGCGAGGAACCTGAGGTCCGGGCGTACTGGAGTCATCGGCCTCATCATTCCGGATCTCACCACGGCCTATTTTGCTGAACTTGCCGACGCCGTCATGCGTGCCGCTGCCGCCAAGGGAATCGCTGTCCTCATTGAACCGATCGGCAGCGGTCGTGAAAATGAGCTGGCCGCACTTCGTGGCCAACACCGGCATATGGTGGACGGCATTATCTATAGCTCGCTTACTTTGGGATCTGCTGACACGGAAATTCTGAAGGGAGTGGACACTCCGCTGGTTGTCCTCGGTGATACATCCTTCGAAGGTCAGGTGGATCGCGTCACGATGGCGAACACCGCCGGAGCAAAGTCCGCCACCGATCACCTGTTGGCAATCGGCCGACGCAAGGTTGTGGCGTTGGGTGCGCATGAGGGCGACATCGTGGCGTCCGCAGAACTTCGCCTGGACGGATACACGGCCGCACTCGAAGAAGCCGGGCTGCCCTTCGATCCTAAGCTGGTTCGCTACGCGGATTCCTGGCACCGCAGAGGCGGTGCGGCCGCGATGACGCGGATGCTCGCTGACGGACTGGAGTTCGACGCGGTGTTTGCCTTCAATGACACCTTGGCGCTGGGCGCCATGCGCGTCCTTCAAGAGGCCGGGCTGCACATCCCCGAGGATGTTGCAATTGTCGGCTTTGATGACCTGGATGAAACGCAATACTCCTTGCCAACTTTGTCCACCATCAATCCACGCCGCGACCAGATTGCCGAGGCAGCCGTTGAGATGCTCCTGCGTCGCATAGAGGGCGGCGACGAGCCGGAGGCGAACGAGATCGAAACGGGCTTCTCCCTCCAAGTCCGCGAGTCTTCCGGCGGATCTCAGGACAGCGCATCCCTGGCGACATCTGCCGCTTGA
- a CDS encoding ABC transporter substrate-binding protein: MKRSLTFLTVVAAASLALTSCSGGGASGESKDGAKAELTFWHGYTEADGKVLNKIVDDFNASQNEVSIKVQTNPWSVIDDTLLPALSSGKGPDIVAMPAERLPVYADKGAFVQLDDFYKNPSSNLDKLIPAAADMETVNGHKYGVPSGFVPLAMFYNKSLFAKAGITTPPTTWDEWIAAAKKLTVDENNDGTPEQYGLGLPDHATVANGVWPSLFYGNGGNVVKDGKAVVDSPENAQTLKTWVDAIRNDKISPAGLDGIAGDKLFSSGKAAMYLGGPWMSSIATENKIDYGIAAVPAGPKDQAASAIGISMGITTQKDEAKAAAAQKFFTYFLQKEQATAWSLGSGWPPLRSDIPASDVAANPVVEALTKQSEFGRPLLPGVVNSTDVLTAVDKLTQRAVAGENIQDLLKETQASVQKIVDAK, translated from the coding sequence ATGAAAAGGTCGCTCACATTCCTCACCGTCGTCGCAGCAGCGTCGTTAGCGCTAACGTCCTGTTCGGGCGGGGGTGCAAGCGGGGAAAGCAAAGACGGCGCCAAAGCGGAACTCACGTTCTGGCACGGTTACACCGAGGCTGACGGGAAGGTCCTGAACAAGATCGTGGACGACTTCAACGCCTCACAGAATGAAGTCAGCATCAAAGTCCAAACCAATCCCTGGTCGGTCATTGATGACACACTCTTGCCGGCACTCTCCTCAGGAAAGGGCCCGGACATCGTTGCGATGCCGGCCGAACGGCTCCCCGTCTACGCTGATAAAGGGGCCTTCGTTCAACTGGACGACTTCTACAAGAATCCGTCCAGCAACCTCGACAAGCTGATTCCCGCCGCTGCGGACATGGAAACCGTCAACGGCCACAAATACGGCGTTCCATCCGGCTTCGTTCCGTTGGCGATGTTCTACAACAAGTCCCTGTTCGCCAAGGCTGGAATCACCACCCCGCCCACCACTTGGGACGAATGGATCGCCGCGGCCAAGAAGCTGACCGTGGATGAAAACAACGACGGAACTCCAGAACAGTACGGGCTGGGCTTGCCTGACCACGCGACTGTAGCCAACGGCGTCTGGCCTTCCCTCTTCTACGGCAACGGCGGAAACGTCGTCAAGGATGGCAAGGCTGTGGTGGACTCGCCGGAGAATGCGCAGACACTCAAGACGTGGGTGGACGCCATCCGGAACGACAAGATCTCACCAGCCGGCCTGGACGGTATCGCCGGTGACAAGCTCTTCAGCAGCGGCAAGGCAGCCATGTACCTTGGCGGGCCGTGGATGTCTTCCATCGCCACTGAAAACAAGATCGACTACGGCATTGCCGCCGTCCCTGCCGGTCCCAAGGACCAGGCAGCGTCCGCCATCGGTATTTCGATGGGCATCACAACGCAGAAGGACGAGGCGAAAGCCGCGGCAGCACAGAAGTTCTTCACCTACTTCCTGCAAAAGGAACAGGCCACAGCCTGGTCCCTGGGTTCGGGCTGGCCGCCGCTGCGCTCGGACATCCCCGCATCTGATGTCGCTGCGAACCCCGTAGTAGAAGCCTTGACCAAGCAGTCTGAGTTCGGCCGCCCGCTCCTGCCCGGCGTCGTGAACAGCACGGACGTTCTGACCGCCGTCGACAAGCTCACACAGCGCGCTGTGGCTGGCGAGAACATTCAGGATCTGCTCAAGGAAACCCAGGCGTCAGTCCAGAAGATCGTCGACGCCAAATAG
- a CDS encoding sugar ABC transporter permease — protein sequence MSTTMHKKTTAAPRYRAPAPLGGRRNPAIGQRRKNIQALAFLVPALLVLGTFTAWPMISALRLSFTDASGFGKEKWVGFENYARIFTDPVILNAVLNTALYALLFTPMAVALALVLALLLNDPRLPFRGFFRTALFLPFIISLAVAAIAWSYLIDPQVGLLNYWLGNAGIRIGNVLQDPVLAMPAVAFVAVWKSFGFYMVIFLAGLQEIPGSLYEAAKVDGAGPFMRFRHVTMPMLSNTTAFVLIFALIAALQAFDQIYVMTGGGPYGHTETVVMQIYKSGFQKLDVGFASALSYVLLAATLLLSVVQFVFFGKREREGD from the coding sequence ATGAGCACCACCATGCACAAGAAAACGACGGCGGCACCCCGCTACCGTGCGCCAGCCCCCTTGGGCGGGCGACGCAACCCGGCAATCGGCCAACGCCGCAAGAACATCCAGGCCCTGGCCTTCCTGGTCCCAGCACTCTTGGTCCTTGGCACGTTCACTGCCTGGCCCATGATTTCCGCCCTGCGATTGTCCTTCACTGATGCCAGCGGCTTCGGCAAGGAAAAGTGGGTGGGCTTCGAGAACTACGCCCGCATCTTTACGGATCCGGTCATCCTCAATGCGGTACTCAACACTGCCCTGTACGCACTGTTGTTCACACCAATGGCGGTGGCTCTTGCGCTCGTCCTGGCGCTGCTGCTGAACGATCCCCGGCTGCCATTTCGCGGATTCTTCCGAACTGCCTTGTTCCTGCCGTTCATTATCAGCCTCGCTGTTGCCGCGATTGCCTGGTCCTACCTGATCGACCCCCAGGTTGGTTTGTTGAACTACTGGCTGGGGAACGCCGGGATCCGCATCGGAAACGTCCTGCAGGATCCCGTCCTGGCCATGCCCGCGGTTGCCTTCGTCGCCGTGTGGAAAAGCTTCGGCTTCTACATGGTCATCTTTCTCGCCGGGTTGCAGGAAATCCCAGGCTCTCTCTACGAGGCAGCCAAGGTTGATGGCGCCGGGCCCTTCATGCGGTTCCGCCACGTCACCATGCCGATGCTGTCCAACACCACGGCTTTCGTCCTCATCTTCGCCCTGATCGCCGCCCTCCAGGCTTTCGACCAGATCTATGTAATGACTGGCGGAGGACCATACGGCCACACCGAAACCGTGGTCATGCAGATCTACAAGTCCGGGTTCCAGAAACTCGACGTCGGTTTCGCCTCTGCACTGTCCTATGTCCTGCTGGCCGCCACGCTGCTGCTCAGCGTTGTCCAGTTTGTTTTCTTCGGAAAACGAGAACGGGAAGGTGACTGA